One window of the Triticum dicoccoides isolate Atlit2015 ecotype Zavitan chromosome 3B, WEW_v2.0, whole genome shotgun sequence genome contains the following:
- the LOC119277630 gene encoding ethanolamine-phosphate cytidylyltransferase-like translates to MMMGLLAFENNQGLWNGGYYSQFFGIGGVMVTVAILWLSTGYFGGIGAPFAPYFWPYLGQVPKKKERQRPVRVYMDGCFDLMHYGHANALRQAKLLGDQLVVGVVSDEEIVANKGPPVLSMEERLTLVSGLKWVDEVIPNAPYEITEEFMNTLFSKYNIDYIIHGDDPCLLPDGTDAYALAKKAGRYKQIRRTEGVSSTDIVGRILQTFKHKEGVNENAGVKSCDQMKTQLSNFLPTSRRIMQFSNGQAPSPGACVVYIDGAFDLFHAGHVEILRSARQLGDFLLVGVHDDQSIREKRGYPPIMHLHERTLGVLACRYVDEVIIGAPLEVSRDMITTFNISLVVHGTVAEGGSASEVDPYALPKSMGIFQVVTSPKTITSVSVATRIIDNHEAYKKRNLKKKASEDKYYTQKKFVYGD, encoded by the exons ATGATGATGGGTTTGCTGGCATTTGAGAACAACCAGGGGCTCTGGAATGGCGGATATTATTCACAGTTTTTTGGAATTGGAGGAGTTATGGTGACTGTTGCAATTCTTTGGTTATCTACGGGTTATTTTGGAGGAATTGGTGCTCCTTTTGCTCCATACTTTTGGCCATATTTAGGACAAGTCCCCAAGAAGAAGGAACGGCAAAGGCCCGTGAGAGTGTACATGGATGGATGCTTTGACCTCATGCACTACGGCCACGCAAACGCGTTGCGACAGGCCAAGTTGCTGGGAGATCAACTGGTAGTCGGCGTTGTCAGTGATGAGGAGATTGTGGCGAATAAGGGCCCGCCTGTGCTTTCGATGGAAGAGAG GTTGACGCTTGTTAGTGGATTAAAGTGGGTGGATGAAGTCATACCCAATGCACCCTATGAGATTACAGAAGAATTTATGAATACCCTCTTCAGTAAATACAACATTGATTACATTATACATGGAGATGATCCTTGTCTTCTACCTGATGGAACGGATGCTTATGCCTTAGCAAAGAAGGCTGGACGATACAAGCAAATCAGGCGTACTGAAGGTGTCTCAAGCACCGATATAGTCG GGAGAATATTGCAAACATTCAAGCATAAAGAGGGTGTTAACGAGAATGCTGGAGTGAAATCATGCGATCAGATGAAAACCCAGCTATCCAATTTTCTTCCAACTTCCCGCCGGATAATGCAGTTTTCAAATGGGCAG GCTCCTTCGCCAGGTGCTTGTGTTGTTTATATAGATGGTGCATTTGACCTTTTCCATGCTGGTCATGTTGAG ATCCTTAGAAGTGCTAGgcaacttggtgacttccttcttgTTGGTGTACATGATGACCAGTCCATCAG GGAAAAAAGAGGCTATCCTCCTATCATGCACCTCCATGAGCGTACCCTGGGTGTGCTCGCCTGTCGCTATGTTGACGAAGTTATAATAGGCGCACCATTGGAGGTTTCAAGGGATATG ATCACTACATTCAACATTTCATTGGTTGTGCATGGGACAGTAGCCGAGGGTGGTTCTGCT AGTGAAGTTGATCCGTATGCCCTTCCAAAGAGCATGGGTATTTTCCAAGTAGTCACAAGCCCCAAAACAATAACATCTGTTTCGGTCGCAACAAGAATAATTGATAACCACGAAGCGTACAAG AAAAGAAACTTGAAAAAGAAGGCGAGTGAAGACAAGTACTACACGCAAAAGAAATTTGTCTACGGAGACTAA